A window of the Nibribacter ruber genome harbors these coding sequences:
- a CDS encoding polysaccharide deacetylase family protein, with product MVKAYFQPRALVLMYHRVTDSSQDVWDISVRPDLFEQQLQLLQEDYQVLPLPELVARADKNSLKRKSIALTFDDGYLDNFLVAKPLLEKYGLPATFFIAGGQAEAEKGFWWDELEDLVLGSQNLPARFSMAVAGAKVEIELDKESFLTGSLQQKLSQWKAVGQEPETQRGKLFLQLWQLLRPLPYVEQQDYLARLREWAGAHNISKPAHGRMSQTQLQDLARHPLFKLGGHTVSHPLLSSLSKARQYQELAENQEVLQDLTGSPVQACSFPYGAYNSDSLAVAQSLGYTAAFTTQEKSISRQTNPFQLGRVQVPNLSKQAFGQFLSYPR from the coding sequence ATGGTAAAAGCGTATTTTCAGCCCAGGGCGTTGGTGTTGATGTACCATCGGGTGACTGATTCTAGCCAGGATGTCTGGGATATCTCAGTGCGCCCCGACCTGTTTGAGCAACAACTGCAACTATTACAAGAAGACTACCAGGTCCTACCCTTGCCAGAATTAGTGGCACGTGCCGACAAAAACAGCCTGAAACGAAAAAGCATTGCCCTCACCTTTGATGACGGTTACCTAGATAATTTTCTGGTGGCCAAGCCCTTGCTGGAGAAATATGGGTTGCCGGCCACCTTCTTTATTGCCGGTGGCCAAGCGGAGGCTGAGAAGGGATTTTGGTGGGATGAGCTGGAAGACCTGGTGTTAGGGAGCCAAAACCTTCCGGCACGTTTCTCCATGGCAGTGGCGGGTGCCAAGGTAGAAATAGAACTAGATAAAGAGAGTTTCCTGACAGGCAGCCTCCAACAAAAGCTCAGTCAATGGAAAGCCGTAGGGCAGGAACCAGAAACCCAGAGAGGTAAGCTTTTTCTACAACTGTGGCAGCTGCTTCGGCCGCTACCTTATGTAGAACAACAAGACTACTTAGCCCGGTTAAGGGAATGGGCAGGTGCGCACAACATAAGCAAGCCAGCACATGGCAGAATGTCTCAGACCCAGTTGCAGGATTTGGCACGGCATCCGCTTTTCAAACTGGGAGGGCACACGGTGTCTCATCCTTTGCTGTCATCACTAAGCAAGGCGCGGCAGTACCAAGAGCTGGCAGAAAACCAGGAGGTTTTGCAAGACCTCACAGGGAGCCCGGTTCAGGCCTGTTCTTTTCCTTACGGAGCCTACAACTCAGACAGCCTGGCGGTGGCTCAATCACTTGGCTACACCGCCGCCTTCACCACGCAGGAGAAAAGCATTTCGCGGCAAACAAACCCTTTCCAACTGGGAAGGGTGCAGGTTCCAAACCTGAGCAAGCAAGCCTTCGGGCAGTTTCTTAGCTATCCCAGATAA
- the ligD gene encoding DNA ligase D, producing MALEEYNQKRHFKETPEPAGKPEKGKGDLRFVVHRHQASKLHYDFRLELDGVLKSWAVPKGPSMNPADKRLAVMVEDHPFAYRTFEGDIPEGNYGAGHVDIWDQGTFHALQAANRKEGEKQMLQELEEGSLHFVLEGEKLQGEFTLIKMKGRQEDAWLLLKKQDDFATDQTYSAEDFVEGTAPAAKPKNQKKAATAAPEKPAGAMPMPHLIDPMTAKLTDGPFDDPAWLFEVKWDGYRAVAEVKPNRLELYSRNGKSFKEKYQPVVEALEKLPHQAVFDGELVVLDENGKADFQALQNYQNTPSEHLYYYIFDLLYLDGEDLRNQPLLARKQKLEQVLSKAKDPLRYSEHRVGDGIKFFKEAQKGQWEGIMAKAAESKYLTGKRSQDWLKIKTHLRQEAIIAGFTEPKGSRVHIGALVLAVYEGKELKYVGQSGSGFNKQSLSELKAKLEPLVQKKSPFKEKVSLSRDVTWVKPELVCELSFAEWTSDGQMRQAIFEGLRVDKKAKEVIHEPTVPAEEARVEESAGKPMKSQKSGKKTEDAMVLKLNGTEVPITHPEKLYWPEEGITKGDLVQYYQTMADTILPYLKDRPESLLRNPNGIAKPGFFQKDAGDHTPEWVETKAIKAESTGQEVDYIICQNKATLAYLNNLGCIQLNPWNSRLQSIDRPDYLVLDLDPGENTYDQVVETALAAKEVLDDLKIPVYAKTSGATGMHLYVPLAAKFPFEDVKELALLVAQRVHEKLPKLTSLERSPKERRHQIYLDYMQNAIAQTIAAPYCVRPKAGATVSTPLQWKEVKKGLHPSQFTIKNVPERVEKLGDIFKPVLGEGIDAAAYLKQLKK from the coding sequence ATGGCCTTAGAAGAATATAACCAGAAAAGACATTTTAAGGAGACCCCAGAACCTGCGGGCAAACCAGAAAAAGGAAAAGGAGACCTGCGCTTCGTGGTGCACCGGCACCAGGCCTCCAAGCTGCATTATGATTTCAGGCTGGAACTGGACGGCGTCCTCAAAAGCTGGGCGGTGCCCAAGGGCCCTTCCATGAACCCGGCAGACAAGCGCCTGGCCGTCATGGTAGAAGACCATCCCTTCGCTTACCGCACCTTTGAAGGAGACATTCCAGAAGGTAATTACGGTGCTGGTCATGTAGACATCTGGGACCAGGGTACCTTTCACGCCTTGCAGGCGGCCAACCGCAAAGAAGGCGAAAAGCAGATGCTGCAAGAGTTGGAAGAAGGCAGTCTGCATTTTGTGCTGGAAGGCGAAAAGCTGCAGGGAGAGTTCACGCTCATCAAGATGAAAGGCCGCCAGGAAGACGCGTGGCTGCTGCTCAAAAAGCAAGATGACTTTGCCACAGATCAAACCTACTCGGCAGAAGACTTTGTGGAAGGAACTGCTCCGGCGGCCAAACCCAAAAATCAGAAGAAAGCGGCCACGGCAGCGCCCGAGAAGCCAGCGGGCGCCATGCCCATGCCCCACCTCATAGACCCCATGACCGCCAAACTCACCGATGGCCCTTTTGACGACCCAGCCTGGCTGTTTGAGGTGAAATGGGACGGCTACCGGGCCGTGGCAGAAGTAAAACCCAACCGTCTGGAACTCTACTCGCGCAACGGAAAATCATTCAAAGAGAAATACCAGCCCGTGGTAGAAGCCTTAGAAAAACTGCCGCACCAGGCCGTGTTTGACGGAGAGTTGGTGGTGCTGGATGAGAACGGAAAAGCCGATTTTCAGGCCCTGCAAAATTACCAAAACACGCCTTCAGAGCATTTGTACTACTACATCTTTGACCTGTTGTACCTGGACGGCGAAGACCTCAGAAACCAACCCTTGCTGGCACGTAAGCAGAAACTGGAACAGGTCCTATCTAAGGCCAAAGATCCCTTGCGCTACAGTGAACACCGGGTGGGGGACGGCATCAAATTCTTCAAAGAAGCGCAGAAAGGCCAGTGGGAAGGCATTATGGCCAAAGCCGCCGAGAGCAAGTATTTAACTGGCAAGCGCTCCCAGGACTGGCTCAAGATTAAAACCCATTTACGGCAGGAAGCCATCATTGCCGGGTTTACAGAGCCCAAAGGCAGCCGTGTGCACATTGGCGCGCTGGTGCTGGCCGTGTATGAGGGCAAAGAACTTAAATACGTGGGCCAGAGCGGCAGCGGGTTCAACAAGCAAAGCCTCTCTGAGCTCAAAGCCAAACTGGAGCCGCTGGTACAGAAAAAATCGCCGTTCAAAGAGAAAGTGTCCCTGAGCCGGGACGTGACTTGGGTAAAACCAGAATTGGTCTGCGAACTCTCCTTTGCAGAATGGACCAGTGACGGGCAGATGCGCCAGGCCATTTTTGAAGGACTTAGGGTAGACAAAAAAGCCAAAGAGGTCATTCACGAGCCTACCGTCCCCGCCGAAGAAGCCCGCGTAGAGGAGAGCGCCGGAAAACCAATGAAATCTCAGAAATCAGGCAAAAAAACAGAAGATGCCATGGTCTTGAAACTAAACGGAACAGAAGTACCCATCACGCACCCAGAGAAGTTGTACTGGCCGGAAGAAGGCATCACCAAGGGAGATTTGGTGCAGTATTACCAAACCATGGCAGACACTATTCTCCCATACCTCAAAGACCGGCCAGAATCTCTGCTGCGCAACCCCAACGGCATCGCCAAACCCGGGTTTTTCCAGAAGGATGCTGGGGACCACACGCCGGAATGGGTGGAGACCAAAGCCATCAAAGCAGAGTCCACGGGGCAGGAGGTAGACTACATCATCTGTCAAAACAAAGCCACGCTGGCCTACCTTAACAACCTGGGCTGCATTCAGCTCAACCCTTGGAACTCGCGCCTGCAAAGCATTGACCGTCCAGACTACCTGGTGCTGGACCTGGACCCCGGCGAGAATACCTATGACCAGGTGGTAGAGACGGCTCTGGCGGCCAAAGAAGTGCTGGATGACTTGAAGATACCCGTATACGCTAAAACCTCCGGAGCCACGGGCATGCACTTGTACGTGCCGCTGGCCGCCAAATTCCCCTTTGAAGATGTGAAAGAACTGGCGCTTTTGGTGGCCCAGCGCGTGCATGAGAAATTGCCTAAACTCACCAGTCTGGAGCGTAGCCCCAAAGAGCGCCGCCACCAAATCTACCTGGACTACATGCAAAACGCCATTGCCCAGACCATTGCCGCGCCGTACTGCGTGCGCCCAAAAGCCGGGGCCACCGTGTCTACGCCGCTGCAATGGAAAGAAGTCAAAAAAGGCCTGCATCCGTCGCAGTTTACCATCAAAAACGTACCAGAGCGGGTAGAAAAGCTGGGAGACATTTTTAAACCAGTGTTAGGCGAAGGCATAGACGCGGCCGCTTACCTCAAACAACTAAAGAAATAA
- a CDS encoding glycosyltransferase family 2 protein, translated as MPAVTVLMPVYNAHKFLRAALESILQQTFHDFECLIIDDGSTDDSVAIVQSYQDPRIRLYQNEQNVGISATLNKGIGLATAPYIARMDADDVSHLERLQKQVDYLRMNPDCALVSAAVKVMDESGAFMRVDDFKSEYFYYNLTFICWIYHPTVMYRKDAVQAVNRYTALYAEDFELFWQLSRRYRIHHLPEVLLEYRVTSQSLHQVLKKGEYARAQQEQILRNLQYYAGPEYTVPLTFIECFQHNFTPLLQEQSTRRLIDCLKELDFLTHKILAKENPNRHSPSIQKAAMYKKRYLIDSFLPYLSWPQKVYLLLSAFSLKDLVKYFLVKAMEAQRKETPEPEPVPVPFIPELLFN; from the coding sequence ATGCCTGCTGTCACTGTCTTAATGCCCGTATACAATGCTCATAAGTTTCTGAGGGCTGCCCTGGAGAGTATTCTTCAGCAGACGTTCCATGACTTTGAGTGTTTGATTATAGATGACGGGTCTACAGATGACAGCGTGGCTATTGTGCAATCTTACCAAGATCCCCGCATCAGGCTGTACCAGAATGAGCAGAACGTGGGCATTAGCGCCACTTTGAACAAGGGCATTGGATTAGCCACAGCCCCTTACATAGCCCGCATGGACGCCGATGATGTGAGCCACCTGGAACGGTTGCAGAAACAGGTAGATTATCTAAGAATGAACCCAGACTGCGCCCTGGTTTCTGCGGCAGTGAAGGTGATGGATGAAAGCGGCGCCTTCATGAGGGTAGATGATTTTAAAAGCGAGTACTTCTACTACAACCTTACTTTCATCTGCTGGATTTACCACCCCACGGTCATGTACCGCAAAGATGCCGTACAGGCCGTAAATAGGTACACCGCCCTGTACGCCGAAGACTTTGAGTTGTTCTGGCAGCTTTCCAGACGATACCGCATTCATCACCTGCCAGAAGTGTTGCTAGAGTATAGGGTAACCAGTCAAAGCTTGCACCAGGTTCTCAAGAAAGGAGAATACGCCAGGGCCCAGCAGGAACAGATTCTGCGCAACCTGCAATACTACGCCGGACCTGAGTACACGGTACCGCTTACTTTCATAGAATGCTTCCAACACAACTTCACGCCTTTGCTGCAAGAGCAAAGTACCCGTCGCTTAATTGACTGCCTGAAAGAATTGGACTTTCTTACGCATAAGATCCTAGCCAAAGAAAACCCCAACCGCCATAGCCCAAGCATTCAGAAGGCAGCCATGTATAAGAAGCGGTACCTGATTGACTCCTTTCTGCCGTATTTGTCATGGCCCCAGAAAGTATATCTCTTGCTGTCTGCTTTCTCTTTGAAAGACCTGGTGAAATATTTTCTGGTCAAGGCCATGGAAGCACAAAGAAAGGAAACTCCCGAACCAGAACCAGTGCCAGTACCATTCATCCCAGAACTGCTGTTTAACTAA
- a CDS encoding glycosyltransferase: MEEMLSIAQDTPLVSVIIPCYNQGHFLAKAIESVLHQSYKNTEVVVVDDGSTDQTAVQAQAYPQVIYIYQQNQGLPGARNTGIRHSKGHMLLFLDADDWLYPKGIEANVKQLEQQKEAAFVSGTFDAFYTQENTIREGAVAVPDHHYLHLLQGNYIGMVATVLFRRWVLEEFQFDTALKNCEDYDLYLRIARKYPVCHHAEKIAAYRFHSANMSSNIPKMLQGALATLRRQREQLATQEERRAYQKGRTTWKKYYCKELYEHQVKQKAPITANALLTFLQHRPHYLLSYSLKANKTMVKKQVKKLIPTSWLRYLHQNSWYSRFVPPVGEVRFGDFGMTKPFSKEFGYDRGGPIDRYYMESFLKDNAASIQGRVLEIGDNEYTLAYGQEKVTKSDILHVDESNAKATFIADISHAPHLPANAFDCLLLTQTLHLIYDVKSALETCHRVLKPGGHLLLTVPGITPIDHGEWKETWYWAFTDKAVRKLLEETFPGGHLEISTYGNVFAASAFLYGLGLPEVAKEKLDVQDPHFQVIIAVRATKSAVC; the protein is encoded by the coding sequence ATGGAAGAGATGCTTTCTATAGCGCAAGACACGCCCTTGGTATCGGTGATTATTCCGTGTTATAACCAGGGACATTTTCTGGCAAAGGCCATAGAAAGCGTGCTTCATCAGAGTTATAAAAACACAGAAGTAGTAGTAGTGGATGACGGCTCTACAGATCAAACCGCGGTTCAGGCCCAGGCCTACCCACAAGTAATCTACATCTACCAGCAGAACCAAGGGTTGCCAGGGGCCAGGAACACGGGTATACGCCACAGCAAAGGCCATATGCTCCTGTTCCTGGACGCCGATGATTGGCTCTACCCCAAAGGCATTGAAGCGAACGTGAAGCAACTGGAACAGCAGAAGGAGGCAGCCTTTGTATCAGGGACGTTTGATGCCTTCTACACGCAGGAAAACACCATACGAGAAGGGGCAGTGGCGGTACCGGATCATCATTATCTCCATCTGCTGCAGGGGAATTACATTGGCATGGTGGCCACGGTCTTGTTCAGGAGGTGGGTGCTGGAGGAGTTTCAGTTTGATACCGCCCTTAAAAACTGCGAAGACTATGACCTGTACCTGCGCATCGCCAGAAAGTACCCGGTGTGCCACCATGCAGAAAAGATAGCGGCCTATCGGTTTCATTCGGCCAACATGTCTTCTAATATTCCCAAGATGCTGCAAGGAGCATTGGCCACCTTAAGAAGGCAAAGAGAACAGCTGGCCACCCAAGAGGAAAGGCGAGCCTACCAGAAAGGAAGAACCACCTGGAAGAAATACTACTGCAAAGAACTCTATGAGCACCAAGTGAAGCAAAAAGCGCCCATTACTGCCAACGCGCTGTTGACGTTTCTGCAGCACAGGCCGCATTACCTGCTCTCATACTCCCTTAAAGCGAACAAAACCATGGTAAAGAAACAAGTCAAGAAACTCATTCCCACCTCCTGGTTGAGGTACCTGCATCAGAATAGCTGGTATAGCCGTTTTGTGCCGCCGGTGGGGGAGGTGCGCTTCGGGGATTTTGGCATGACCAAACCATTCAGCAAGGAGTTTGGCTATGACCGCGGCGGCCCCATTGACCGCTACTACATGGAAAGTTTTTTAAAAGACAATGCTGCCAGCATACAAGGCCGGGTGCTGGAGATAGGAGACAATGAGTACACTCTTGCCTATGGTCAGGAGAAAGTAACCAAAAGCGATATTCTGCATGTAGATGAAAGCAATGCCAAGGCCACGTTCATTGCAGACATCAGCCATGCCCCGCACTTACCGGCCAATGCCTTTGACTGCCTGCTGCTTACCCAGACGCTGCATTTAATTTATGACGTGAAAAGCGCCTTAGAAACCTGCCACCGCGTTTTGAAACCGGGCGGTCACCTCCTGTTAACCGTACCCGGCATCACGCCCATAGACCACGGCGAGTGGAAAGAAACCTGGTATTGGGCCTTCACGGACAAAGCCGTGCGCAAATTGCTGGAAGAAACTTTTCCGGGAGGCCACCTAGAGATAAGCACCTATGGTAATGTGTTTGCAGCCAGCGCATTTCTGTACGGACTAGGTCTGCCAGAAGTAGCTAAGGAAAAGTTAGACGTCCAGGATCCTCACTTCCAGGTAATCATTGCGGTGCGCGCCACAAAATCTGCAGTATGCTAG
- a CDS encoding glycosyltransferase, which yields MEIGVSVVICTFNGARLLPKTLRHLAQQQVREDIKWEVLIVDNASTDNSQRVIYDVWADSQTTVPLIILYQPQPGLTHARHMAMENATYDFVLFCDDDNWLAPDYVSTAYGLMTQNPSIGALGGRGELVFENKVPLWVRGHGLFANGPQAKESGSVPNNVVYGAGCVIRKTAYEKIVKAQFQPLLADRLGTHLSAGGDYELCYNLALAGYSIWYEEKLRFKHFMPNSRLSWEYTVRLIKQGAKSFESIVPYRIFLNKGARGQLTFYLCLVLIMASYALKWTRAFLSYLGCYWHKEERDFYFLKTISARAKISALFPHRALYANFQRIHVFDQHLRKVPSKQEEPMAQDAMAADFPEMYMPV from the coding sequence ATGGAAATAGGAGTGTCTGTGGTTATTTGCACCTTCAACGGTGCCCGCCTTTTACCTAAAACCCTTAGGCATCTGGCCCAGCAGCAAGTGCGGGAAGATATAAAATGGGAGGTCTTGATAGTAGACAATGCTTCTACAGACAATTCTCAGCGGGTGATTTATGATGTTTGGGCCGACAGCCAGACTACGGTTCCCTTAATCATTTTGTACCAGCCGCAGCCGGGGCTCACCCATGCCCGGCACATGGCCATGGAGAACGCCACTTATGACTTCGTGCTCTTCTGTGATGATGACAACTGGCTGGCCCCGGACTATGTAAGCACCGCCTATGGCCTCATGACCCAGAATCCTTCCATTGGCGCTTTGGGTGGCCGCGGCGAGCTGGTCTTTGAAAACAAAGTGCCGCTGTGGGTGAGAGGGCACGGCTTGTTCGCCAACGGTCCGCAGGCAAAGGAGTCTGGTTCCGTGCCTAACAACGTAGTGTACGGCGCGGGCTGCGTCATCAGGAAAACCGCGTATGAAAAAATCGTCAAGGCGCAGTTTCAGCCGCTGCTTGCAGACCGCTTGGGTACCCACCTGAGCGCGGGCGGTGATTATGAACTCTGCTACAACCTGGCGCTGGCCGGGTATTCTATTTGGTATGAAGAAAAGCTCAGGTTCAAACACTTCATGCCCAACAGCCGACTAAGCTGGGAATATACCGTCAGGTTGATAAAGCAGGGCGCCAAGAGTTTTGAAAGCATTGTTCCCTACCGCATCTTCCTGAACAAAGGAGCCAGAGGCCAATTGACTTTCTATCTGTGCCTGGTGCTCATCATGGCCTCTTATGCCCTAAAATGGACCAGGGCATTCCTATCTTACCTGGGCTGCTACTGGCACAAAGAAGAACGGGACTTCTACTTTTTAAAAACCATTTCGGCCAGAGCCAAAATCTCGGCCTTGTTCCCGCACCGGGCATTGTACGCCAACTTCCAACGCATACATGTCTTTGACCAACATCTTCGCAAGGTGCCATCCAAGCAGGAGGAACCTATGGCACAAGATGCTATGGCGGCAGATTTTCCGGAGATGTACATGCCAGTGTGA
- a CDS encoding glycosyltransferase family 2 protein, translating into MTRIPNTPPIIHPLPSATARPLWSVMVPVYNCGAFLRETLESVLVQALPEQQMQIEVVDDASRDVDVAQLVAEVGKGRIGYYRQPENVGSLRNFETCLNRAKGHLVHLLHGDDFVAIGYYYQITQLLHQYPEAGAAFCRYRCVNEQGEKVYDKTPELTHPGLLKDWLLKIGKRQHVQYVAMTVRRSVYEQLGGFYGVEYGEDWEMWARIASRYPVAYTPQILAFYREHTHSISGGKFATGQHLRDLATAMTLIQRHLPEKDKAQVLRQSKRYYAKYGLKVARKLWHQVHDQTATLAQMHQSLQLSRSPVFYLLSLRLHAMMLLRRLWK; encoded by the coding sequence ATGACCAGAATCCCCAACACACCACCTATCATTCACCCGCTGCCTTCGGCAACGGCTAGGCCGCTATGGTCAGTGATGGTACCGGTGTACAACTGCGGGGCGTTTTTGCGGGAGACCTTGGAAAGCGTGTTGGTCCAAGCCCTGCCAGAGCAGCAGATGCAGATTGAGGTGGTAGATGACGCCAGCAGAGACGTGGATGTAGCGCAATTGGTAGCCGAGGTGGGGAAGGGCCGGATAGGCTATTACAGACAACCAGAAAACGTAGGCAGCCTCCGGAATTTTGAGACCTGCCTGAACCGGGCAAAGGGACACTTGGTGCATTTACTCCACGGCGATGATTTTGTAGCCATCGGTTATTACTACCAAATAACCCAGTTGCTGCACCAGTACCCAGAGGCAGGCGCCGCCTTTTGCCGCTACCGGTGTGTGAATGAGCAAGGGGAGAAAGTCTATGACAAAACTCCTGAACTCACGCATCCTGGTCTTCTGAAAGACTGGCTCCTGAAAATAGGCAAACGTCAGCACGTGCAGTACGTAGCCATGACCGTGCGCCGAAGCGTGTATGAACAACTGGGCGGTTTCTACGGCGTTGAATACGGCGAGGATTGGGAAATGTGGGCCCGCATTGCCAGCCGCTACCCTGTGGCTTACACTCCCCAGATTCTGGCCTTTTATCGGGAGCATACGCATTCCATCTCAGGAGGCAAGTTTGCCACGGGTCAGCACCTACGGGACCTGGCAACAGCCATGACCCTCATTCAAAGGCATCTGCCAGAGAAAGACAAAGCCCAGGTGTTAAGGCAATCAAAGCGGTACTATGCCAAATATGGGTTAAAAGTAGCCAGAAAATTGTGGCACCAGGTACATGACCAGACCGCTACGCTCGCTCAAATGCACCAATCCCTCCAACTCTCCAGGAGTCCCGTCTTTTACCTGCTCAGTTTAAGATTACACGCCATGATGTTGCTTAGAAGGTTATGGAAATAG
- a CDS encoding SDR family NAD(P)-dependent oxidoreductase, whose translation MMNTKTKNKWLLAGAGLGGLFLFRSFKRNKREFSFKDRTVLITGGSRGLGLVLARTFAEQGAKIAICSRTQDQLDTARAELEAGGATVLAFNCDVADQEQVKTMIAEIKERLGPVEVLINNAGVISAGPLEEMDVPDFEEAMNIHYWGALYTMLEVIPDMKARGEGRIVNIASIGGKISVPHLVPYSGSKFALVGMSEGFRAELCKYGLYVTTINPGLMRTGSARNAFVKGQHEKEYTAFALLDANPLISLAAEDAARKIVDAARYGKAEETLGLNAKLMSALHGLFPGTVTDLLCVINQFLPEPGGIGKERVRGYESETPLTQSILNAPNRKAAAKNNEY comes from the coding sequence ATGATGAATACCAAAACGAAGAACAAGTGGCTTCTGGCCGGTGCCGGCCTGGGTGGCTTGTTTCTATTCCGTTCTTTTAAACGCAATAAGCGCGAATTTTCCTTTAAAGACCGAACGGTGCTCATTACCGGCGGCAGCCGCGGCCTGGGCCTGGTGCTGGCCAGAACGTTTGCGGAGCAAGGCGCCAAGATAGCCATCTGCTCCCGCACCCAGGACCAACTGGACACCGCCCGCGCCGAATTGGAAGCCGGCGGAGCCACGGTGCTGGCCTTCAACTGTGACGTAGCCGACCAGGAGCAGGTAAAAACCATGATCGCCGAAATAAAGGAAAGGCTGGGACCGGTAGAAGTGCTCATCAACAACGCAGGCGTCATTTCGGCGGGGCCTTTGGAGGAGATGGACGTGCCCGATTTTGAAGAGGCCATGAACATCCATTACTGGGGCGCCCTGTACACCATGTTAGAGGTTATTCCAGACATGAAGGCTCGCGGCGAAGGACGCATAGTAAACATCGCCTCCATTGGCGGCAAGATCAGCGTACCGCACCTGGTGCCCTATAGCGGAAGCAAGTTTGCGCTGGTGGGCATGTCTGAGGGCTTTAGAGCGGAACTCTGCAAGTACGGTCTTTACGTGACCACCATCAACCCGGGGCTCATGCGCACGGGCAGCGCGCGCAACGCCTTCGTGAAAGGTCAGCATGAGAAAGAATATACGGCCTTCGCGCTGTTAGATGCCAACCCGCTCATTTCTCTGGCCGCCGAGGACGCCGCCCGCAAGATTGTGGATGCCGCGCGGTATGGCAAGGCAGAAGAGACGCTGGGCTTGAACGCCAAACTCATGAGCGCCCTGCACGGGCTGTTTCCTGGCACCGTCACCGACTTGCTTTGTGTCATCAACCAGTTCCTGCCAGAGCCGGGCGGCATTGGCAAGGAGCGCGTACGGGGCTATGAAAGCGAGACCCCGCTTACCCAGTCCATCCTGAACGCTCCCAACCGCAAGGCTGCCGCCAAGAACAATGAGTATTGA
- a CDS encoding glycosyltransferase family 2 protein: MSISNLPLVSVIIPFYNEEDFLSEAIDSVRQQTYPHWEIILVDDGSTNHSREIAKGYAAAYPHKITCVEHEGHANKGAAASRNLGVRRAKGELLAFLDSDDVWLPFKLETQVDLLQKHPEVGMVAEASEYWSSWQDPGKQDVLVPIGVSADQVYPPLELARELYPLQAKSCPCPSALVMTREAFDRSGGFEESYINDYQMYEDQAFLSKVYLKENVYVSSACNNRYRQRIGSVEQSAKAKGLYPAARQYFLGWYEHYLTQHNIQDPGLWALLEKAFLPYRHPQEYFLKHTLPLRLRKLLKRGMHKLAVS; the protein is encoded by the coding sequence ATGAGTATTTCAAATTTGCCCCTGGTCTCTGTAATCATTCCGTTTTACAATGAAGAAGATTTCCTTTCTGAGGCAATTGACAGTGTTCGGCAGCAGACCTACCCGCATTGGGAAATCATTTTAGTGGATGACGGTTCTACCAACCACAGCCGCGAGATAGCCAAAGGTTATGCCGCTGCGTATCCTCACAAAATCACCTGTGTAGAGCATGAAGGCCACGCCAACAAAGGCGCCGCCGCCAGCCGGAACCTGGGCGTCCGGAGAGCCAAAGGAGAGTTGCTGGCCTTCCTGGACTCAGATGACGTGTGGCTGCCCTTTAAACTAGAAACCCAGGTAGACCTTCTCCAAAAACACCCGGAGGTGGGCATGGTGGCTGAAGCCTCTGAGTATTGGTCTAGTTGGCAGGACCCAGGTAAGCAAGATGTGTTGGTGCCGATTGGCGTAAGTGCAGACCAGGTGTACCCGCCGCTGGAACTTGCCAGAGAACTTTATCCGCTGCAAGCCAAGTCGTGTCCATGCCCCTCGGCTCTTGTCATGACCAGAGAGGCATTTGACAGGTCAGGAGGGTTTGAGGAATCATATATCAATGATTATCAGATGTATGAAGACCAGGCTTTTTTAAGCAAAGTCTACCTGAAGGAAAACGTGTATGTCTCCTCTGCCTGCAACAACCGCTACCGGCAGCGCATTGGTTCGGTAGAGCAATCGGCCAAAGCCAAGGGCTTGTACCCGGCGGCCCGGCAGTACTTCTTGGGATGGTATGAACACTACCTCACCCAGCACAACATCCAGGACCCTGGCCTATGGGCCTTGTTGGAGAAAGCCTTTCTGCCGTACCGACATCCGCAGGAGTACTTCCTGAAACATACTTTGCCCTTGCGTCTGAGAAAACTTCTGAAGAGAGGAATGCACAAACTAGCCGTATCCTAA
- a CDS encoding CZB domain-containing protein produces the protein MIHPKTEVTTISSHDFEQARIKHVLFKSKLRALLFGASIDPEPVLSNNACSLGQWIKQVAFPQLGDSPDMHRLDQLHDQLHDTARHLYQLYQNGKQEQAQEGLAQVDALADAFLHLLTDIEKKALL, from the coding sequence GTGATTCACCCCAAAACGGAAGTAACTACTATCAGCAGCCATGATTTTGAACAGGCCAGAATAAAGCACGTGCTGTTCAAGTCTAAGCTACGGGCCTTGTTGTTTGGTGCGTCCATAGACCCAGAACCCGTTTTGTCAAACAACGCTTGTTCTCTGGGTCAATGGATTAAGCAAGTGGCTTTCCCACAGCTAGGAGACAGCCCAGACATGCACCGGCTAGACCAGTTGCATGACCAACTGCATGACACGGCCCGCCATTTGTACCAGCTGTACCAAAATGGCAAGCAGGAGCAGGCCCAGGAAGGCCTAGCCCAGGTAGACGCGCTGGCAGATGCCTTCCTACACCTCTTAACGGACATAGAAAAAAAGGCCTTGCTGTAG